Proteins from a genomic interval of Luteibacter pinisoli:
- a CDS encoding SPFH domain-containing protein, with amino-acid sequence MGSIVALVVIIVAITVLAKLIRIVPQGYEWTVEMFGKYTGTLSPGLHFLIPFVYSIGRKMNMMEQVLDVPSQDVITKDNAVVRVDGVVFYQVLDAAKAAYEVANLEMAALALIMTNIRTVLGSMDLDESLSQRDAINAKLLTVIDEATHPWGVKVTRIEIKDISPPRDLVDAMARQMKAEREKRANILDAEGFRQAAILKADGEKQSAILEAEGKKEAAFREAEARERLAEAEAKATTMVSQAIAGGDVNALNYFIATKYVDSLKEMAKSPNQKTLLLPMESVGILGSLAGIAELAKDSLTSQRAKEQPAPQPPRTPPLAR; translated from the coding sequence ATGGGTAGCATCGTCGCACTGGTCGTGATCATCGTCGCGATCACCGTCCTCGCCAAACTGATCCGCATCGTGCCGCAGGGCTACGAGTGGACGGTGGAAATGTTCGGCAAGTACACCGGCACGCTGTCGCCCGGGCTGCATTTCCTCATCCCGTTCGTCTATAGCATCGGCCGCAAGATGAACATGATGGAGCAGGTGCTCGACGTCCCCTCCCAGGACGTGATCACCAAGGACAACGCGGTGGTCCGCGTGGACGGCGTGGTGTTCTACCAGGTGCTGGACGCGGCCAAGGCCGCCTACGAGGTGGCCAATCTGGAGATGGCCGCGCTCGCCCTGATCATGACCAACATCCGTACCGTGCTCGGCTCCATGGACCTGGACGAGAGCCTGAGCCAGCGTGATGCGATCAACGCCAAGCTGCTCACCGTCATCGACGAAGCGACCCACCCGTGGGGCGTCAAGGTCACCCGCATCGAAATCAAGGACATCTCCCCGCCGCGCGACCTCGTCGACGCCATGGCCCGGCAGATGAAGGCCGAGCGCGAAAAGCGCGCCAACATCCTCGACGCCGAGGGCTTCCGCCAGGCCGCCATCCTGAAGGCGGACGGCGAGAAGCAGTCCGCGATCCTCGAGGCGGAAGGCAAGAAGGAAGCCGCGTTCCGCGAGGCCGAAGCCCGCGAGCGCCTCGCCGAAGCGGAAGCCAAGGCCACAACCATGGTCTCGCAGGCTATCGCCGGCGGTGACGTCAACGCGCTCAATTACTTCATCGCCACGAAGTACGTGGACTCGCTGAAGGAAATGGCCAAGAGCCCGAACCAGAAGACCCTGCTGCTGCCGATGGAATCGGTCGGCATCCTCGGTTCGCTGGCCGGCATCGCCGAGCTGGCCAAGGATTCGCTCACCAGCCAGCGCGCGAAAGAGCAGCCCGCGCCGCAGCCGCCGCGCACGCCGCCGCTGGCGCGCTGA